From one Stigmatopora nigra isolate UIUO_SnigA chromosome 8, RoL_Snig_1.1, whole genome shotgun sequence genomic stretch:
- the rffl gene encoding E3 ubiquitin-protein ligase rififylin has protein sequence MWASCCHWLCLQPAEGSDPTRPRSYANSAFGQRPTAPPERRTACRACGRHLEAPAAERVCADCKENYCNGCSARREPRPRLCHTCRRFHGNLLQRAELMKLKVKELRDYLHLHRVATHLCREKEELVELILSQQTSPSESPERRPEPTQWAAVVPDADLPDRTFGPDADFPDRTSGGDAPQSPPEPDVAEPDRDQDAVGRRASLSDLSGEDGVEELSVRQLKEILARNFVNYKGCCEKKELTERALRLYRDRRAVQEERGGDDGGGGGTDNLCRICMDAAVDCVLLECGHMVTCTKCGKRMNECPICRQFVIRAVHVFRS, from the exons ATGTGGGCGTCGTGCTGCCACTGGCTGTGCCTGCAGCCGGCGGAGGGCTCGGATCCCACCCGGCCTCGTTCCTACGCCAACTCGGCCTTTGGCCAACGCCCGACTGCGCCCCCCGAGCGACGGACGGCCTGCAGAGCTTGCGGGCGACACTTGGAGGCGCCCGCCGCCGAG CGCGTGTGCGCCGACTGCAAGGAGAACTACTGCAACGGCTGCTCGGCCCGCCGGGAGCCCCGGCCCCGCCTGTGTCACACCTGTCGCCGCTTCCACGGCAACCTGCTGCAACGGGCCGAGCTGATGAAGCTGAAAGTCAAGGAGCTGCGCGACTACCTGCACCTGCACCGCGTGGCCACGCACCTATGCCGCGAAAAG GAGGAGCTGGTAGAACTGATCCTGAGCCAGCAAACGTCTCCGTCCGAATCGCCCGAGCGCCGGCCCGAGCCGACCCAGTGGGCGGCCGTCGTCCCCGACGCGGACCTCCCCGACCGGACATTTGGACCAGACGCGGACTTCCCCGATCGGACCTCCGGAGGCGACGCTCCCCAAAGCCCCCCCGAGCCAGACGTGGCCGAGCCAGATCGG gaccaGGACGCCGTGGGCCGCAGGGCGTCGCTGTCCGACTTGAGCGGCGAGGACGGCGTGGAGGAGCTGAGCGTGCGGCAGCTGAAGGAAATTCTGGCCCGCAACTTTGTCAACTACAAAGGTTGCTGCGAAAAGAAGGAGCTGACCGAGAGGGCCCTGCGCCTCTACCGCGACCGCCGCGCCGTCCAAG AGGAACGCGGGGGCGACgacggaggaggaggcgggaccGACAACCTGTGTCGCATCTGCATGGACGCCGCCGTGGACTGCGTGCTGCTGGAGTGCGGTCACATGGTCACCTGCACCAAGTGCGGCAAACGCATGAACGAGTGCCCCATCTGCCGGCAGTTTGTCATCAGGGCCGTCCACGTCTTCAGATCCTGA
- the eif4h gene encoding eukaryotic translation initiation factor 4H produces the protein MANHDYDDRERAYSSFGNKGPRGGAPGGRRGKELPTEPPYTAYVGNLPPATVQGDLDRLFKGLRVRSVRLVRDKETDKFKGFCYVEFEDLESLQEALGYDGIMVDGEGRTLRVDIAEGRKQTRGGGSGFGFPKDDARGAPRGGGPRGGRDDFGDGGFRDDDYSGGRSRGGRGGERRGGPGGGGGGMGRFRDGPPRGGPAADFREPSDEERAQRPRLQLKPRTVSDPLNQVANPNSAIFGGAKPREEQ, from the exons ATGGCGAACCACGACTACGACGATCGGGAACGGGCCTACAGCAGCTTCGGCAACAAAGG GCCCCGCGGCGGAGCCCCCGGCGGGCGGCGCGGCAAGGAGCTTCCCACGGAGCCGCCCTACACCGCCTACGTGGGCAACCTGCCACCCGCGACTGTCCAGGGCGACCTGGACCGACTCTTCAAAGGCCTCCGAGTGCGCAGCGTCCGACTGGTGCGCGACAAAGAGACCGACAAGTTCAAAG GTTTCTGTTACGTGGAGTTTGAGGATCTGGAATCGCTGCAGGAGGCTTTGGGCTACGATGGCATC ATGGTAGACGGAGAGGGCAGGACGCTTCGGGTGGACATCGCCGAGGGACGCAAACAGACGCGAGGCGGGGGCAGCGGCTTCGGCTTCCCCAAAGACGACGCTCGAGGTGCGCCCCGAGGAGGCGGTCCCCGAGGAGGACGCGACGACTTTGGCGACGGAG GCTTCAGGGACGACGACTACTCGGGAGGCCGGAGTCGAGGCGGCCGCGGGGGCGAGCGCCGAGGAGGccccggcggtggcggcggcgggatGGGCCGCTTCAGAGACGGACCGCCTCGCGGGGGACCCGCCGCCGACTTCAGGGAACCCTCCGACG AGGAGCGCGCTCAGCGGCCGCGTCTTCAGCTGAAGCCCCGCACCGTGTCGGACCCCCTCAACCAGGTGGCCAACCCCAACTCCGCCATCTTTGGCGGCGCCAAGCCACGAGAGGAG CAGTGA